Genomic DNA from uncultured Acetobacterium sp.:
GAAGTAACTGAAAAGTTGGGGGATTGGTTCAAAGATATCGTCATTAAGGATTTTGTGGGATATGGGATGATTCCGGTAATTCTCAGTCAGGAGGGCAATAATGCCATTGCTAAGGCCAGGGAATTGACCGGAGCCACCGATCCATCAGTGGCCGCCCCGGGCACTATCCGAGGAGATTTGAGTAAGGACTCCATGGAGGCGGCCAATCGCGAAAATAGAAGCTGTTATAATTTGCTGCACTGTAGCGATTCCACTGAGTCATTTCATAGAGAATTAAAACTTTGGTTTAATCCGGAAATAGAAT
This window encodes:
- a CDS encoding nucleoside-diphosphate kinase, producing MKDYALIIMKPDALKAELVETIIQRFIQNNYKIEMVGYKEVTTDLILTHYAEVTEKLGDWFKDIVIKDFVGYGMIPVILSQEGNNAIAKARELTGATDPSVAAPGTIRGDLSKDSMEAANRENRSCYNLLHCSDSTESFHRELKLWFNPEIELAED